The following nucleotide sequence is from Capra hircus breed San Clemente chromosome 16, ASM170441v1, whole genome shotgun sequence.
tccttggcagaacatcttgtttgtAAGCACGTTCAGCCCAGGCAGAGagtcccgtttgcaggcacatctctgctttccctattgtggccgcATTAACCCTTCaacatataatattgcttatgaGCCCTTGGCTGAAAGCCTGACTTTGACTCCAAGAGCTCCAGTCTGTTTTTATCTACCACTAAGCGTCAACCACCATGGAAAACCTACTCAATCCATCTTCACTCTTCCAGTCCAGGCAGTTGAGACTGAgctcagagacagagaaagggcaGGGAAAATGTCACCATGTACCCAGAGGAGGAAGATGAAACCAGTTTCTGCACCACCACCCAGTACTAGGACATCAGGACCCCTGCCCTCTGAGCCAGATTGGAAGAGGCCCATGAGATTGCACATGATGCTCCCAGCTTATTCCAAGGCCCAGACAAGTAGACACTCCTATTGCCCACAGCCTGGATCAGCCTGGGCAGCCTGAACTCTCCCTCAAGGAGGCCATGAATGGTCTTTACTTGTTCATTCCCTTTTGCAAATGGTCATTTAAGAATGTCAGCTCGATTTTTCCCTGACAGTGATCATGGATCATGGACAGAGAGCCCACCCTTTCCCTAAACCTGTTTGTTCTGCTGTTCTCCTTTTAGACATCAGAGACATGCATTCTAGGATTCAAGAACCTGATGTAAGATGACATGGTAACCTCCACACTCTCCCCAGCCCTACCCAGCATCACCTACATGAACAACAGGGACCCTCGATGAGAACCAGATGATGGCAGAATCCATACTTTTGCAACTGCAGCAGGAAGGAAAAATGGTCACAGCCCCTTTATGAAATGAGCCACAGCATCCAGAATCCTCGAGGAGCAGGGGAAATAAAAGAAGCTCATGTCAATGGTGGTCAACACTCCGTGAAAACCATCCTCCATGTGGTGCCAAGTTACTCTAACCCCCAGGTCCTCCAACCTCTTCTTGTACAACAGCGAATCGTCCCGAAGTACATCATACTCACAGCTCACGATGCAAGCTTCAGGGAGCTGAGACACTACTTCATCGTCTGCAATCAAGGGTGAGTTCATCACATCTAGAATGATTTTTGTCTCCAGATAGGCAGCCTCATTCAGGGGCTCACGGGACACAGGCAGGTaacctctcttcttaaacttGTCTGGGATGTTTTCTGCACCCAACCACTTCCTGTACTTTTCCCAGACTTCCGCAGGCAAGTGGGAGCCTTTCAATACAGCGCTTCTCCAGGAGGGGCTGATGTCCAGGTAACCACACCAACAATAAAAGATCAAATTCTGGCTGAGCAGTGGAATGTTTTTGTTCTGCTGATAGGAAGGGGACTGGAAATCCAGGCTCTGGAGAGTGGAATAGATGAGGATCTGAGCACGAATCTTGGGGAGATCAGAACGGTCCACAAACTTTTGACAAAGGACTGTTGCCACGGCCCCGCCCACACTGTCACCACAGACTATGACCCGGGCTGGATCCACCCCATACGTATTCAAGGACTTCAAGAAGTGGATTGTACCCACCATGCAGTCTGTTACTATCACTGGAAACTTATGCTTAGGCATCATGCGGTATCTGAAAAGGAATCAAGGAATACGGTTTACATTCACCACTCCTACAGGGCCCAAAACACCTGTGTCTAACATCCTTCTGCCCATATTTCTTCTATAAAGTTCTTTTTCTGAGGCTTGAgaaggtgaagtcaagtagaAGGCTTAAATGAGATGACAGACAAAGCCTTCAATGCCCAGGCACGTAGGCTCAGAAATGCCTGAGGACTGACTTCTGTCAATTTTACTTACTTCATTGGCTATATCCCCACCAAGATGTTGGCAGTGGATATCTCTTCCTGGCATGTGCATTTAAATGAAACTGCAGGAACAGCTTCACATCAGAAGGAACCACCCAGGCCCTGGGTGATGATGTGTCAGGCagcaggcaggagacccagggaggGTCTCTTCAGGTGTCTCTGTGCCCTGTTGAGGTTCCAGGTTGCGTGGTGACTCGCCCAGATCAGTTAGGAGAGACAGTGGTGTTTTCAGTTTTTCCGCTTCCTTCAGTGGGTCTCACCAGGGTGGACCTCTCTCTCTGGAGCACTTGGAAATGATGTGGCAGTGTCTGAGATTGTCCTGGTTACAGTGCAGGGCATTGTGTGCATTTGGTGGTGGGAGGTACTCAGTGTGTAGAAGGTACAGGGCTGTTCTGCTTCACGTACAGTATTCCACCCAGACATGCACTGGTAGTGAAGCTCTGCCCTG
It contains:
- the AADACL3 gene encoding arylacetamide deacetylase-like 3 isoform X2, with product MASMGVGLWVVGNHFLTTDIPAAISHPVRLWVFNCIFQLLITWGMIFEKLRICSMPQFVRFVHDLPPLRKHPDVVVKDLRFGTIPMKLYQPKASTSCLRPGIVFFHGGGGILGSLKTHHGICCNLCKKSDAVVLAVGYRMMPKHKFPVIVTDCMVGTIHFLKSLNTYGVDPARVIVCGDSVGGAVATVLCQKFVDRSDLPKIRAQILIYSTLQSLDFQSPSYQQNKNIPLLSQNLIFYCWCGYLDISPSWRSAVLKGSHLPAEVWEKYRKWLGAENIPDKFKKRGYLPVSREPLNEAAYLETKIILDVMNSPLIADDEVVSQLPEACIVSCEYDVLRDDSLLYKKRLEDLGVRVTWHHMEDGFHGVLTTIDMSFFYFPCSSRILDAVAHFIKGL
- the AADACL3 gene encoding arylacetamide deacetylase-like 3 isoform X1, with protein sequence MLISFLLLLLATACMASMGVGLWVVGNHFLTTDIPAAISHPVRLWVFNCIFQLLITWGMIFEKLRICSMPQFVRFVHDLPPLRKHPDVVVKDLRFGTIPMKLYQPKASTSCLRPGIVFFHGGGGILGSLKTHHGICCNLCKKSDAVVLAVGYRMMPKHKFPVIVTDCMVGTIHFLKSLNTYGVDPARVIVCGDSVGGAVATVLCQKFVDRSDLPKIRAQILIYSTLQSLDFQSPSYQQNKNIPLLSQNLIFYCWCGYLDISPSWRSAVLKGSHLPAEVWEKYRKWLGAENIPDKFKKRGYLPVSREPLNEAAYLETKIILDVMNSPLIADDEVVSQLPEACIVSCEYDVLRDDSLLYKKRLEDLGVRVTWHHMEDGFHGVLTTIDMSFFYFPCSSRILDAVAHFIKGL
- the AADACL3 gene encoding arylacetamide deacetylase-like 3 isoform X3 translates to MLISFLLLLLATACMASMGVGLWVVGNHFLTTDIPAAISHPVRLWVFNCIFQLLITWGMIFEKLRICSMPQFVRFVHDLPPLRKHPDVVVKDLRFGTIPMKLYQPKASTSCLRPGIVFFHGGGGILGSLKTHHGICCNLCKKSDAVVLAVGYRMMPKHKFPVIVTDCMSLDFQSPSYQQNKNIPLLSQNLIFYCWCGYLDISPSWRSAVLKGSHLPAEVWEKYRKWLGAENIPDKFKKRGYLPVSREPLNEAAYLETKIILDVMNSPLIADDEVVSQLPEACIVSCEYDVLRDDSLLYKKRLEDLGVRVTWHHMEDGFHGVLTTIDMSFFYFPCSSRILDAVAHFIKGL